The following is a genomic window from Rana temporaria chromosome 7, aRanTem1.1, whole genome shotgun sequence.
GCAAAACGTTCCCAACTCCATCCTCACCCCTTCCCACCCGTAACCCTTTCCTGCAAACCGTTCTTGTACCTTGGCGGCTTAAaagggggctgtaaaggtttgttttttgatctcctaaataggttcctttaaaccagtgtattgttggttcacttaccttttcttttgatttcccttctaaatgttttttttctttgcctgaatttctcacttcctgttcctcctcagtaagctttccaccatcatccgagtggtggttagtcagccagaacagcttactgaggaggaacaggaagtgagaaattcagacaaagaaaacaaatatttagacgggaaatcGAGGGAaagtgtaagtgaaccaacaatgcactagtttaaaggaaccgatttagaaaacaaaccttaacaacccctttaagtaacccTTCGCTGCCAACAGACACGCTaactgcatctttttttttttactgtcctgctgaaTCTGCAGCTACTTCCTCCATCTTTAATTGCTCATCGAGATTTTACCACATCCATAACCTCCTCGTGTACCTCTGCtgcatctccactccaaaatcgAAGCCACATCCATCTCTTGCACTTAATTCCTCTGGTAAATCATTAACCTTCTCCTCTTGTCTACACATCCAGAACCAATTGTTCTTCACACCAAGGATGGCACCACCCCTCATCATAAAAAAGGATCAATAAATGGTGGATTCCATGCTGTTCATAATCACTATAGTAACTAGGAGATTCCTTTTCTGCAAAAACAACTGGTTgaacctgctgctctctatctccccctcctgtccatgtccccaattcagctagggattttgtagagcagtgttggcagctctgcacatgctcagttttaatgctgagcatttcctccctatcacatcagagcagcccatgtgactatagagtcacacatgtgggcgtatacacagtggtaaatgacagcccactcccttccccctcctcctccatgcccactaaccagctaacacaataggggcagggtattacaTGTAGAGTAAtgaaggcttcacctccctctgattctaaagcctagtacacagcactagttttttttttcttgtttaaccCGGCGagtcgaacaaaaaaaaaacagacatctcTGGTCTGTacaaacaatccaatgttagtgcagcgatctcccctgctgtcctattgtgttctgacaaggtggtatctgtaagattagatgtccattgcatcccctccccttacattagacgtcaagagcccccccaccatcagaagttgagtccccccactgtcccttacatcacagtgcaccccccctttccttatgctgctgctgggaagaagctgaatgcattgcttgaaagcagaaagtagggggctGGAttgggaccagaggagggctggagttctCCTGCAACTGCATGAGAGTTGcgaagggccacatgaaatggcctggagggccgaattcggcccgcgggccttgtgtttgacacctgtggcctaGGGTTTCaacaatccttgcaccagccctgactgAGATCACCtgccgacgcctcgttctaaggtaagtatttcataatgagctagtatgcggtgcatacaagctcattatgccaTGGGCCTTATAGGTTTAAAATCAATTTTAAAAATATCTGCGGGTTTttcaccgctttaaccacttcaatacccacccatagtcatttgacgtccacagaggggatctcccatcctgggtggacgtcatatgacgtcctgagcTTTGTGTGAATGATaggtgcagctagaggcatcattcagatataatttgtTAGTGGCGGctattctgtgcaacataagaacgatcatagaggcggttccgccgattgatcgttcttgtaggcggcgggaggggacacccccccccccccctcccgctgccatccggtgcttctccagggtctcccgtgccatcggggggccggagaaagaatcgtccggcgcaggcaggaagcatagagatgactggcgaCCAGATCgtcaattttagcactagacctctgaattttttttacaggttaccagtttagttttacaaagcgtcgcctatggagatttttaagtaccgaagttttggcgccattccatgagtgtgcgcaattttaaagcgtgacatgttcggtatctatttactcggtgtaacatcatctttcatattttacaaaaaaattttgctaactttactgtttcgttattcttttaattcatgaaactatttttttccccccaaaaaaaagacgtttaaaaaatgactgcgcaaataccgtacaagataaaacgttgcaatgaccgtcgttttattccctagggtgtctgctaatatatatatatatatatatatatatatatatatataatgtttgggggtttctgagtaatttcctagcaaaagaatgatgatttgtacatgtaggagagaagtgccagaataggcccggtgggtataaaagcccggtattgaagtggttaaaacatattgatatcatttttttatttttactctgtatttcaaaggctgtttttattttattttttattaacatgtgaccagcagcagaggactaggagctcctcctgcttatgtttccctgcagatggGCGTGGAGAGAGCTggatcatgtgacagctgtatatcaattttgaaaaaaggtatttacattttattcattttgtattATTAACATTAGTgccatcatccatccatccatccgtatcatccatatacagaaatagaagggtaAATGTAAATTTAACagcgtgtttagtatcactttaactacttaaggaccgcctcctgcacatttacgtcggcagaatgacacggctgggcacatacacgtacgtgctgtgctagtacccagccgtgggtaccTGATCGcctctggagtcccgcgatcggtccccggagctgaagaacggggagagacgtgTGTAAacccagcttccccgttcttcactgtggcggcgtcatcaatcatgtgttcccttttatagggggacacaatcgatgacgtcccacctacagccacaccccctacagttgtaaacacacttcaggtcacacataaccccttcagcgccccccttgtggttaactcccaaactgcatttgtaattttcacagtaaacaatgcattttttgctgtgaaaaattacaatggtcccaaaaatgtgtcaaaattgtccgaagtgtccgccataatgtcgcagtcacgaaaaaaatcgttgatcgccgccattagtagtaaaaaaaaaaagaaaaaataataaaaatgcaataaaactatcccctattttgtaaacactataaattttgcgcaaaccaaccgataaacgcttattgcgattttctttaccaaaaataggtagaagaatacgtatcggcctaaactgaggaaaaaaatgttttttttatatatttttggcggatatttattatagtaaaaaatattgattttttttcaaaattgacgctctatttttgtttatagcgcaaaaaaaataaaaacagcagaggtgatcaaataccaccaaaagaaagctctatttgtgggggcgccaattttgtttgggagccacgtcgcacgaccgcgcaattgtcagttaaaacgacgcagtgccgaatcgcaaaaacctggccgggtcctttagctgcattttggtccgggtcttaagtggttaagcctttCACCTTCCACAAAATCTCTCtttgaaaacaaaattaaaaaaaaaaaaatcagaagtccCCTCCGAGATTTTTTCCCACCGTTCTCCAGACACGTATTAGCAGAGGTAGGACGATTGTTTAAGAAAAGTGATTGGACAGGGAGCCCTAAAATCTTTGCACAACCAGCCCAGACTAATATTCCTTTATTACAAATGTAAtggtagcaataaaaaaaaagtttcatctgTAATGTCATTCCCATTACTTCCAATACACACAAGTGCAGCTACTAATTGGTGGGAAGTAGACGCGTCCATTACGTGGTGATCGCTCCCATTATCACAGGTCAGCTCTTTCTCTAATACTATTAAGGCGGCCATTGCCTGACCCCCCCAGGGGCTCCACATCTGCTTCAGTGGACCTCTCTGatggttttttttcccacactgtCATTTTTTTCGTAGGATTGGGATCTCTGCCCCCTCCAAGCATTTTCACGAAGTAGCTAGAGAGCCATTGAGAATATTATTCAGGGAGGGACGAAGCAAAGACTATTACAGCCAATGACGGAGGAGACAATGAGACatcaggggagggaggggaggaagagTCAGAAGTGCTTCCAGTACAGACAGCTTCAATCGGCAACTGTAAGAGGACTCCGGCATTGATTCAACTCTCTACAAAAAAGTCTATTTCACCGGCAGCCTCCATCGGAACAGATAAGGACGCTTCTATTCTCCGCGTAAAAAGAAGAGGCCACCACTCACCACAAGGTATTGATCGGGAAGACGATGACGTTGTGTGCCCAAGTCGTTGTCCTTGTCTGAGAAGTTCATGTTCtccgagagagagaaaaggaggaagATGTTGGCAGCTTTATAAATTCTTCATCTGATCACCCGTCCTGCTTGGTCCCAGGTACCATCTACCCAATTTATTTCTACCATCTTGCCAATATCATTCCGGAACATTAGAGTCGTGTTTTAGCAATGATTAGCAGACCGATGGTCCACATCTGCTCACCGAGACGGAATTAGAATCTGTTGAGCGGAGGGAGGCGAGGAGATTGATTAGACACCATGAGAactggccaccgctggggggaatGGATACGATGCTTGGTGGTCTTCCTGGCGATGGACACTTTATCATCATCGTTCGCTTCCGGATGCCCGTCCAAATGCATCTGTGCCTCCGACCTCCTAAGCTGTACGAAAATTAGCCTGACAAACGTACCGGAAAACCTGCCAGCCACATTTGCCAGTATGGACCTGAGCCACAACTCCATCGCCTCTCTTCGGGACGACTGGCTGGCCAACCTCCCTCATCTGCACATGCTGAGGCTTAGCCACAATCGGTTAAAATCTCTGTCCGCCGGCGCCTTTCGCAACGCCACCGAGCTGAGGCACCTTGACCTGTCTTCGAATCGTCTTCAGACCGTCCTGGTGGAAATTTTCCAGGCGCTCTTCAGACTGGAGGAACTTCTTCTATACAACAACTTTATCACCTACGTTGACGAGACGGCCTTCACCCGCCTGGGCAACATCCGGAAAATCTACTTGAGCTGGAATAACCTGACCAGCTTTGCATTCAGTTCCATGCAGAATCTGACGAACCCCCATCTCCGTACCCTAGATCTGTCCGCCAACAAGTTCTCTGAGTTGCCGGTGGAGGAGGTTTCCTCGCTTCCCGCCTTCATCAAGAATGGGCTGTACTTGCACAATAACCCGCTCACTTGTAACTGTGCCCTGTTCATGCTGCTCAGCCACTGGGAGCACCGGGGCTTCTCTTCTGTACTGGAATTCTCCCGGGAACACACCTGTCTTTATATGGGAAAGCGGCGAGCGGTCGTTCGGATCCTGCAATCTCAGAGCGGGTTTGATAATTGCTCCTTTGGACTAGGGCAACACATTCCTGACCTGGGGCTCAAAGTTCTTGTCGGGAAACGACTCATGGTGACTTGTAACACCAGTTTGCCGCAGGAAAACACGACCTTCTTATGGATTTCGCCAGCCTACGACTTCATCTTTCCGCCGGGGAACAGTAACCAAAGCTTCAAGATACATCCCAACGGCACTTTAGAAATTCACAGGGCTCAGCCGTGGAATTCAGGAGTCTACCTGTGTATTGCGGTTAACAGGCGGCTTAGTTATAACGCTACCCACGAGGTTAACGTCACTGTGCATTTTCCCAAGCCCGAAGAGTCGTTCAACACCGGTCTCACCACCCTGTTGGGTTGCGTGGTCAGCCTGGTCTTGGTTTTCATTTACCTCTACATGACTCCTTGCCGTTGCTTCCGTTGCTGCTCAAAGCCACCGCAGACGCCGAGTCCTCCGCAGGAGGGCAGCGCTCAGTCCTCCATCCTTTGCGGGACCCCTCCAGCCACCGACGGGTCCAACAGCCGCAAAGCCGGAGCCAGCCGGCACGTGGTCTTCCTGGAACCGATAAAAGAAGGGCGCGTGGAGAAGCACCCAAAGATTCTACAGCTGAGGAGGGATTCTGAAAGTTCGGTCTTTTCAGATTATCCAATTGTTCAgacgtaaaaaaaacaattgcatggTGGGTTATCCTTTTCCCGGAAGAGCTGGTCTCGCACTTTGCCAGTGGCATTTAAAAGGAAGTATTGCATGTCAGGTGTGCCAGCATTTAGGCCTGGCATCTACAGTGGTGGTGTAATTTGCCTGGGGGTGAGGGCATGGAAAGCCTCAAACTAATATTTGCTTGTACACCAGGTCCTTATAGCGTATTTTTCAGATTCCCCCCAATCTTCCCAAAGCTTTGTTTGAAAAATGTGTGACTCTCCAATAAttggaatacaaaaaaaaaagaggggggaacccAAAAGGTGACTTTAATGGCACAGTAAACAATAAAAGTatgaaaatggatgtaaacccgaaaattattattttttatgtcacagtgtacagtataagatttcctatcatctgtgcccagtcttgccacacaggagttaatccagctctgagcaatcctcttttattgttcagtgacataaaacggacttacagagaaaaaccttagtccgttccgccccccttgctgtgagtgacaggttatttacatatctcatgcactagcctggagacgggcattatttttcaattcccaacccccactccttttctgaagtcatgtggttacttttctggattttgactggatgttagtgatcatagcagaatttagtgaaagaaatacacaggaaaaaatgcatgttgacaaggggagtgtagcaggtgggcagggagtctactgacaccacgactccacccactgagctccagacaacagatccacccacagaatctgcagtttttcagttcttataacagacagaggaggggagacatttgacaggtaaggatacatgcaggaggcgtctatatccttatagatcagcactatggcagtagtttagaaaggatgagagtggctttacatccactttaatgaaacATAAACACATACATGGTATAAAAAAGGGGCAGACAAAAACAGGACAacaatttatattaaaaaaacaaacatagaaCTACAAAGTTTATGATATGAGCCCAAGTGCATCAACGTGTTTCGCTGTTAAGCTTTATCAGGACGCATTTGGGTTTCGCAAAAACAGAAACAGCAGGTCTCACTATCTAAAagcaaaaataatatatttagaatttttttttattaaaatgtataatatatatataatgtttttgttttttttccaaaagggtttttattgctcacaaaacGTACAGAGTGTGAAAACATGAAGTACGGTACATCATACACAAGTATTAAAACGGCACGGCAGTAATGAATATGTTTTTAACTCTGCTTTGTTCTATGCAGTTTACATCTGAGTGTCTCTATAACCgtcccctgaggaagccccaaGTGGCGAAACCTGTCGGGACAATCACTCCAATGCTATTGTTGAGTGAAACTTTCTATCTGTTTTGAACTCTAGATGTTTAACTGTACCTATACACACAATTTGTAgccaataatatattttttaactatgTCTtgtctgcagtaaaaaaaaaaaaaacttcagttattTTTATATCCATGAAGTATTGAATTTACCATCTTTTGCACCCTTAAAAATCCCTTGAAAAAAACTTCCGTCTACATATTTTCATAGGGATGTTGGTGCCGTTTCCTTGACATTGTCACCCTTCTATACCACCACCACTTACTAAAATTTTGAATATATTTGctttgttattatatatatatacacacacacacacacatgcacatataaaaatatatacataaaaatataaaaaaaaaatataacaaaataaattatatatatatattagtgctgtcaaacgattaaaatgtttaatcgcgattaatcgcattaatgtcatagttaactcacgattaatcgctctaatttatgacgaatttccccacaaatatcgcacaattctgcaagtgattataatttattatcgctgttttctagctgatctaaaaccatttttacataaagggacacttttggacaatctacagtttttcaggcagaaagaatagtttttattttataaaagtacatgtagggcactgggcagaccactagggacaaggggggggtgtattttttacatacagtactgtaatctataagattacagtatactgtgtgtattgtgtttgtttactttttttaatttggcgccgttctccgctcccgtgcgtcgtaacgtcgcagggaacggagctcggcagcacacaggcactgtgaatcgagcgaggaggacccgccaagcaaggaggacccgccaagcaaggaggacccgccaagcaaggaggacccgctggatccagggacaaggtgagtaacttgtctgaatccagcgaaaaggtaagccgcgccgcgccgctgcacactctgcatgtccactccgagggctcctgcgttaatcgtgcgacaaaaatat
Proteins encoded in this region:
- the AMIGO3 gene encoding amphoterin-induced protein 3, which produces MRTGHRWGEWIRCLVVFLAMDTLSSSFASGCPSKCICASDLLSCTKISLTNVPENLPATFASMDLSHNSIASLRDDWLANLPHLHMLRLSHNRLKSLSAGAFRNATELRHLDLSSNRLQTVLVEIFQALFRLEELLLYNNFITYVDETAFTRLGNIRKIYLSWNNLTSFAFSSMQNLTNPHLRTLDLSANKFSELPVEEVSSLPAFIKNGLYLHNNPLTCNCALFMLLSHWEHRGFSSVLEFSREHTCLYMGKRRAVVRILQSQSGFDNCSFGLGQHIPDLGLKVLVGKRLMVTCNTSLPQENTTFLWISPAYDFIFPPGNSNQSFKIHPNGTLEIHRAQPWNSGVYLCIAVNRRLSYNATHEVNVTVHFPKPEESFNTGLTTLLGCVVSLVLVFIYLYMTPCRCFRCCSKPPQTPSPPQEGSAQSSILCGTPPATDGSNSRKAGASRHVVFLEPIKEGRVEKHPKILQLRRDSESSVFSDYPIVQT